CTGATCAGCAAGGAAACCGAACAGCACCCGTTGCAGGAAGCCGTGCAGGAGGCGTTGCTTCAACTCAGGTGACTTTAATCCTGAGGGGCATTCACCAGGGTGTAAACCCTCAAAAATTCACTGACACTCCAGGCCTGAAAAGGGCATCCTCTGGTGGTCATGCTTTTTGCTTCCAGCACCTCTGCCACAGAGCCCAGACCACCCTCCAGCAGGTGGTTTTTCAGGCCGTGCATCAGACTGTTCAGCACATCCCTGTCTCTGGTTTCCTTCCAGAGCAGTTCCAGGTAACTGCCCACAGGCCAGGCCCAGATGGTGCCCTGGTGGTAGGCAACATCCCGCACCATCTGGGCTCCTGTGAAGTTGGGTTTGAATTCCTTCTCGGTGGGGGCCAGTGAGTAGGTGCCCACCGGGGTCACCAGCAGTTCCGCTGCCGTTTGCAGGGCCAGTTTGCGCTGCTCTGATGTCGATGGGGTGTAAGGCAAAGCCAGAGCAATCAGTGCATTGGGACGCACATCTGCATTGAACTGGCCTTCTGCAGTGATGTAGTCATAGAAGTAATTCTTGTCAGGGTTCCAGAACTGGGCAAAAGACTGCTGGCCTTTTTGCAGCAGGTCTGCACAGAGGGCCGTAAAATCGTCCTGGACTGCAAATTTTTCAGACAGGTTCAGGAAGATCTGCAGGGCATTCAGCCACAAAGCGCAAATTTCAATGGCCTTGCCGTGCCTGGGGGTCACCACCCAGTCGCGGATTTTCACGTCCATCCAGGTGAGCTGCACCCCTTTTTCACCCGCACTGAGCAGTCCGTCTTGCACATCCACTTTGATGTTGAAGTCCGTTCCCTCGATGTGATGACGGACCATCTCTTTCAGGACAGCGAACTGCTCTCTGGCAAACTCAAAATCCTGGGTGGCATCCAGATAACGTTCCAGCGCCACAAAGAGCCACAACGCCCCATCCACCGTGTTGTATCCGGCTCCTTTTCCATCGTCCCAGAAGTTGTTGGGCACCAGTCCCTGCCTCTGGTATTTCAGGAAGGTGGTCAGGATGCCTTTTGCGTCTGAAAAACGCCCGGTGGGCAGGGTCAATCCAGAAAGGGCAATCATGGAATCCCGCCCCCAGTCTGCAAACCAGGGATAACCCGCAATCACCGAGACAGAATCCACGGTCTGGCGGTGCACCAGAAAAGCATCTGCAGCCAGGGCCAGGGTTGCCACGGTGTCGTCTTGCACCCCACTGGTCTGAAACGCCTGCTGGATGAGGTTTTCCCGTCGTTTCTGTTCTTGCTTCTGGGCTTCCCAGGGATCTCCCTGCCAGCCTGTGGCAGACACCACCAGTGCAAAACGGGAGCGGCCTGCAGGAAGGGTCACCTGATACATGGGGATGCGGGCAGCAATGTCCTCACAACCCTCTCCCCTTTCGTGCTCAACGCGGTAAAAAAGCTGCTGGGGGGTCACCTGCACAGGCAAAGCCTTGAAATCTTCCCCATGAAAACGCACCGTCACCCCCCGGTTTTCCCCATAAGCGCTCTGGATCACGTTCTGGTGGCTGGAGAACTGCACATCTGGAAGGCTTTCACAGGTGCCGTGCATGTCCCGGTCCGAAAAGAGCCCTTCCAGGGTCATTTCTGCCGCATGTGGGGTCAGCACTTCATACAGGTAGCAAAGGGTCCCACTGCCCTGCGGCATCACCACAGAGCGTTGCACCGTCACCCCGAAAGCCTGATGGGTCTGTTTTGGTTGAAGCGCTTCCAATTTGCAATCGATCAGAAAATCCCAGCCGCGTCCCACAAAATAACCCGGCGTCATCTCCAGGGTGTACAGGCTTGCTTGCTGCTTTCCCAGTTGCAGGGTCTCCAGGGGCATGATCCAGGGCAAATCCCGCTGCACCGGCGGATTGTGGCTGTGGGCCAGCCCGTGGTACTTGCGGGTGGGCACCCCGGCAGGGGTCATCATGTGAAATCCGCCCAGACCATCCGTGAGCAGGTACTCCTGCGTCAGGCTGCGGGCCGCCTCGTGGGTGATTTTCAATTGAGGGAGCATAGGGAAAGTATACAGAACCGTTCCACCGCAATATTTGTGACAGCCTGAAAAAGCTACACTGAGACCAATGATCGAGTTGATACAGTACTCCAAAAGCTACGGTGCGTATCAAGCCGTAAAACCCCTCTCCCTCACCATGAATCCGGGGGTGGTCACCTCCCTGCTGGGTCCCAACGGAGCTGGCAAAACCACCACCATTCGGGCCATCGTGGGCCTCACCCGGCCCAGTGCCGGACAGGTCAAGGTGGAAGGCATAGATGTCTGGAAAGATCCTTTGAAAGCCAAGAAACGCATCGGGTACATCCCGGACCGACCTTACCTGTACGGGAAACTGAGTGCCCGTGAGCTGCTGCGTTTCATTGCCGGGGTGCATGGCCTGAGCAATGCCAACCCACACATTGAAACCTGGCTGCAGTTTTTTGGGCTGGAAGATTTTGGCAATGCCCTGATCGAAACTTATTCGCACGGCATGAAACAGAAACTGACGGTGATTGCCGCCATGCTGCCTGAGCCTCCCGTTCTGGTGGTGGATGAACCGATGGTGGGTCTGGACCCCAAGGCCGCAAAACAGGTGCGTGAACTGCTGCAGGAACATGCCCGCAAAGGCAACACCGTGCTGCTGACCACCCACAGCATGCCCCTGGCAGAAGCCATCAGTGAAAAAATTGCTGTTCTGCACAAAGGTAAATTGCGCGCACTGGGCAACATTGCCGAACTGAAGCACCTCACCCACGGTGGGGACCTGGAAGATGTCTTCTTCAAGCTGCTTGAGGAGGAAGAGGCCCAGCATGCTGCTGCAACTTAAACTGACCGGGCTGTGGAACGCTGTGCGCACTGGAAACCGCTTCGGATATGGGGTGGTGCTCCTGATCGGTCTGGCCATGGTGTTGGGAGAGTGGATCGGGGTGCACAAAGCCCTGGACTTTCTGGACCGTTACGGTGAGGGGATTGGTTTTTCCATTGCCAAACGGTTTCTGGAGGCTGGTGTGGTGGTGCTTTCTGCTGGCGTGACCTTCACCAGCATCACCACAGCCATCAGCACCGTTTACCTGTCAGACGACCTGAATTTTCTGTTGACCCAGCCGATTTCCACCCTGAGGGTTTTTGGTCTGAAACTGCTGGAAACTTTTCTCAGTGCTGCAGGTGTGCCTGCCTTGCTGACCATCCCAGCCATCCTGAGCATTGGAGCGTATTTTCATGCTCCAGGCTGGTATTACCTGCTTTCCACCTGGCTGATCCTGATCGTGTACATGCTGCCTGTGGCCATGGGCTGCCTGATTGCGGTGCTGCTGATGCGTTTTGCTCCGGTGGGCAAAGTGAAGGAAGTTGCAACTGGCATGGGGGTTTTGCTCTCTGCAGGTCTGGTCTACATCATCCGTGCCCTCAAACCCGAAGCCCTTTTGAAAGTCACCGATCCCCAGCAATTTGACCGTTTGCTGGCCCAGTTCGTGGGCAATGAGGACACCCTGATGCCCCCGGCCCTGGCCGCCCGCGCACTGTGGGACGCCTCACAGGGACACTTCAACACCGCAGCACTGGGGGTGAGCCTGATCAGTGTGGTGGCCCTCTGGCTAGCCGGATTCATGGCGGTGGTGGCCTACCGGGAAGGCTGGATCCGGGGTCTGGAAGGCACCACCCGCGCCCTCAATGGCAAAGTGCTGCTGGCAAGCTGGGGGGAACGCCTGTATGGCAAGCTGGGCTCCATCGGGCACATCCTGTACAAGGACCTGCGCCTGATCATGCGGGATGCCACCCAGTGGAGCCAGTTGCTGGTGCTGGTGGCCCTGGTCGGGGTATATCTGGTCTCGCTCAGCAGTTACCCGCTGGATGGCGCACTGGGCGTTCCCAGGTTCAGAAACGTGATTGGCTTTCTGCAGCTGGTGTTTCAGGGGTTTCTGGTGGCAGGCATTGGCATTCGCATGGCCTTTCCGGTGATCTCTCTGGAAGGCTACGGGTTCTGGTTGCTGCAAACGGCTCCGGTGACCTACACCCGCATGGTGGTGGGCAAATTCATGGGTGCATTGATCCCCATGATGGCCGTGTCGGTGGTGCTGGCCTGGCAGACCGCCATCATCCTGAAACTGGGCGAGGTGATGACCATTGCCCTGTGGACGGTGGCCATCAGCAGCACCATGGTGATCACAGCACTGGGCGTGTCTCTGGGCGCAGCTTTTCCCAGGTTCAGGGCAGACAACCCCAGCGAGATTGCCATGTCTCCGGGGGGCATCCTGTACATGGTGCTCAGCATGGTTTATGTGGGTCTGCTGGCAGTCATCATGGCCCGCCCTGCTTCTGTCATCATCTTGCAAGGAAAAAACGTGTACTGGACCACCCCTGAAGGCCTGTTGCTGCTGGGCCTGATTGGGATCATCACGGTGGTGGTGACGGTTGGAAGTCTGTGGTGGGGCATTCGGGCGCTGGACAGGTTGAACCAGTAAAAGCTTCCCGCTGGATGTTTTTGACCTCTGTGACCCACAGAGGTTTTTTTGTGCCCTCAAGCTGTCAAAATCCCAGCCCAGAAATCTGTGTTGCAGTCCCATCCCTGGCCCTCTCTCCCACACACGCCTGCACACACTCCTGTCACTGCGTGAAAACCAACTACATTTTTGAAACTTTTTTGCTAAAATGCCTGCAATGGTGGAGGAACCTCCCAGTTCTCACAAAGAACACCCAACCTCAACGCTTATTTGGCGTTCCTGTCCCAAAGGGGCAGGGACGCTTTAACGCTATATTCCACCTCAGGAGCTTGTGTGAACATATCCGACCTTTTAGGCCTCTTGTCCCTTTTCGTGCTGGTGATCCTCAACGGTTACTTTGTGGCTTCCGAGTTTGCACTGGTCAGTGTGCGGCGCACCCGCATTGAACAACTGGTGGACGAGGGGGTGCGGGCTGCCAAAGACGTCAAAACCGCGCTGCAACAACTGGACCTCTACATTGCAGCCACCCAGCTTGGCATCACCATGGCTTCTCTGGCCATTGGTTTTGTGGCCGAACCGGCCATTGAGCACCTGCTGCACCCCTGGCTGGAAAAAATGGAAGTCAGTGCCAGCAGCGTCAAAGCCATTTCCTTCGGGGTGGCCTTTGCCATTTCCACCACCTTGCACATTGTGTTTGGAGAACTGGCCCCCAAGAGCATCGCCCTGCAACTCACCGAGCAGACCGCCCTGGCCGTCACCAAACCCCTGATGATCTTCACCACCGTGTTCCGGCCTGTGATCTTCAGCATGAACTGGCTGGGCAACAAAATTGTCAGCCTGCTGGGCCTCAAACCCGCCAGTGGGCACCACAGCCTGTACTCGGAAGAAGAAATTCGCATGATCCTGGACACCTCCAGCGAGGCGGGCATGTTTGAGGAGCAGGAGCGGGAATTTCTGGAAAATGTCTTTGAATTCGATGCCATCACGGTGAAGGCCATCATGACCCACCGCACCGAGATCATCGCCATGCCCGCAGATGCCCCGCTCAGGGAACTGATCGAATACCGCCGGGAGCACGGCTATTCCCGCGTTCCGGTGTTTGAAGGCACCCTGGACAACATCACCGGGATCATCCACACCGCAGACACCTTGCTGCACCTGGACCATCTGGACACCCTCACCCTGGAGACCATCAAACGCCCGGTGTACTTCGTGCCAGAGAGCATGAAGGTGCGTGACCTTTTCAACAGCCTGAAAACCCAGAAGACCCACATGGCCATCGTGGTGGATGAATTCGGGGGCACCGCAGGTCTGGTGACCCTGGAAGACGCCATCGAGGAACTGGTCGGAGACATCTACGACGAAACCGACGAGGAAGAAGACAAAATCCAGATCCTGGACAACAACACCTACATGGTGGATGGTGGCGTCCACATGAATGAAATTGAAAGCCTGCTGGAAATGGAAATCGACAACTCAGACGAATCTGAGTACGAAACGGTGGCAGGCTTTCTGTTCTCCAGGCTGGGCCACATCCCCAAAGTCGGGGAGAGCGTGCGGGCCAACAACTGGATCTTTGAAGTGATGGATGCCAACGACCGGGCCATCAAGCAGGTCTCGATTTACCCCCACACCGAGGTGCAGGAAGAAGAGGCTTGACAAAGCTTCAGGGCTGGTATACTATTTCGTGCGTGTCCGCGAGGTTCCATGTAACCTCCAGGGCCAGAAAGCTTCTGGCCCCATCGTCTAACGGTTAGGACACTACCCTTTCAAGGTAGCGATACGGGTTCGAATCCCGTTGGGGTCACCAGATCCTGAACGCCCAGAGTCAAGCTCTGGGCGTTCTCCTTTTGTGCTGTTTACTGGTAGCTGATTTCCCGGGTGGCGGTCAGTTCTCCAGCCTCATAGAGTTTGATCCAGTTGCCCTGCGCATCGTAATCGTGGGTGTATTCGGTGAGGAAGGTTTCGCCGTCTGTCACAGATTTCTCTGCGGTCTTTGCGCCCTTCGCATTGTAGTACACCGTGAAACTGCCATCTTCTGCCCCCACAGAAACCAGATGACCGTCCTGGTAGGTGTAAATGTTGATGCCTTCCGGCAGGTACATCCCATCCTGGCTGGTGTAGAGGGTTTCTTTGATGGGTAAAAATTCTGCGTTGTACTCAAAGACCCTGCG
This portion of the Deinococcus roseus genome encodes:
- a CDS encoding amylo-alpha-1,6-glucosidase yields the protein MLPQLKITHEAARSLTQEYLLTDGLGGFHMMTPAGVPTRKYHGLAHSHNPPVQRDLPWIMPLETLQLGKQQASLYTLEMTPGYFVGRGWDFLIDCKLEALQPKQTHQAFGVTVQRSVVMPQGSGTLCYLYEVLTPHAAEMTLEGLFSDRDMHGTCESLPDVQFSSHQNVIQSAYGENRGVTVRFHGEDFKALPVQVTPQQLFYRVEHERGEGCEDIAARIPMYQVTLPAGRSRFALVVSATGWQGDPWEAQKQEQKRRENLIQQAFQTSGVQDDTVATLALAADAFLVHRQTVDSVSVIAGYPWFADWGRDSMIALSGLTLPTGRFSDAKGILTTFLKYQRQGLVPNNFWDDGKGAGYNTVDGALWLFVALERYLDATQDFEFAREQFAVLKEMVRHHIEGTDFNIKVDVQDGLLSAGEKGVQLTWMDVKIRDWVVTPRHGKAIEICALWLNALQIFLNLSEKFAVQDDFTALCADLLQKGQQSFAQFWNPDKNYFYDYITAEGQFNADVRPNALIALALPYTPSTSEQRKLALQTAAELLVTPVGTYSLAPTEKEFKPNFTGAQMVRDVAYHQGTIWAWPVGSYLELLWKETRDRDVLNSLMHGLKNHLLEGGLGSVAEVLEAKSMTTRGCPFQAWSVSEFLRVYTLVNAPQD
- a CDS encoding ABC transporter ATP-binding protein produces the protein MIELIQYSKSYGAYQAVKPLSLTMNPGVVTSLLGPNGAGKTTTIRAIVGLTRPSAGQVKVEGIDVWKDPLKAKKRIGYIPDRPYLYGKLSARELLRFIAGVHGLSNANPHIETWLQFFGLEDFGNALIETYSHGMKQKLTVIAAMLPEPPVLVVDEPMVGLDPKAAKQVRELLQEHARKGNTVLLTTHSMPLAEAISEKIAVLHKGKLRALGNIAELKHLTHGGDLEDVFFKLLEEEEAQHAAAT
- a CDS encoding putative ABC transporter permease subunit, with the protein product MLLQLKLTGLWNAVRTGNRFGYGVVLLIGLAMVLGEWIGVHKALDFLDRYGEGIGFSIAKRFLEAGVVVLSAGVTFTSITTAISTVYLSDDLNFLLTQPISTLRVFGLKLLETFLSAAGVPALLTIPAILSIGAYFHAPGWYYLLSTWLILIVYMLPVAMGCLIAVLLMRFAPVGKVKEVATGMGVLLSAGLVYIIRALKPEALLKVTDPQQFDRLLAQFVGNEDTLMPPALAARALWDASQGHFNTAALGVSLISVVALWLAGFMAVVAYREGWIRGLEGTTRALNGKVLLASWGERLYGKLGSIGHILYKDLRLIMRDATQWSQLLVLVALVGVYLVSLSSYPLDGALGVPRFRNVIGFLQLVFQGFLVAGIGIRMAFPVISLEGYGFWLLQTAPVTYTRMVVGKFMGALIPMMAVSVVLAWQTAIILKLGEVMTIALWTVAISSTMVITALGVSLGAAFPRFRADNPSEIAMSPGGILYMVLSMVYVGLLAVIMARPASVIILQGKNVYWTTPEGLLLLGLIGIITVVVTVGSLWWGIRALDRLNQ
- a CDS encoding hemolysin family protein; protein product: MNISDLLGLLSLFVLVILNGYFVASEFALVSVRRTRIEQLVDEGVRAAKDVKTALQQLDLYIAATQLGITMASLAIGFVAEPAIEHLLHPWLEKMEVSASSVKAISFGVAFAISTTLHIVFGELAPKSIALQLTEQTALAVTKPLMIFTTVFRPVIFSMNWLGNKIVSLLGLKPASGHHSLYSEEEIRMILDTSSEAGMFEEQEREFLENVFEFDAITVKAIMTHRTEIIAMPADAPLRELIEYRREHGYSRVPVFEGTLDNITGIIHTADTLLHLDHLDTLTLETIKRPVYFVPESMKVRDLFNSLKTQKTHMAIVVDEFGGTAGLVTLEDAIEELVGDIYDETDEEEDKIQILDNNTYMVDGGVHMNEIESLLEMEIDNSDESEYETVAGFLFSRLGHIPKVGESVRANNWIFEVMDANDRAIKQVSIYPHTEVQEEEA